In Helicobacter mastomyrinus, a single genomic region encodes these proteins:
- a CDS encoding RNA pyrophosphohydrolase, with translation MNPSENIIKKYRPNVAAVILSSAYPKECLFFIAHRLDVKGAWQFPQGGIDEGESPKEALLRELKEEIGTNAVEIISECPHWIQYDFPKSMAKKMYVGFAGQIQKYFLVRLKNNAEINLCTPIPEFDKYDFVSTQELFERVIHFKKEVYKQVLGHFKKEGYL, from the coding sequence ATGAATCCTAGTGAAAACATAATCAAAAAATACCGCCCCAATGTCGCTGCTGTGATTCTCTCAAGTGCATATCCTAAAGAATGCTTATTTTTCATCGCGCATCGCCTTGATGTTAAGGGAGCGTGGCAGTTTCCACAAGGGGGAATTGATGAGGGTGAAAGCCCCAAAGAAGCACTTTTGCGCGAGTTAAAAGAAGAAATAGGCACAAACGCAGTAGAAATCATTAGCGAATGCCCCCATTGGATACAATATGACTTCCCCAAAAGTATGGCAAAAAAAATGTATGTAGGCTTTGCAGGGCAGATTCAAAAATATTTTCTCGTGCGATTAAAGAATAATGCAGAGATTAATCTTTGCACCCCTATCCCTGAGTTTGACAAATATGATTTTGTCAGCACACAGGAGTTGTTTGAGCGTGTTATACATTTCAAAAAAGAAGTCTATAAACAAGTTTTAGGACATTTCAAAAAAGAGGGTTATTTATAG
- a CDS encoding phospholipase A — MKRWGRVCIMWLCSVFALAQEEQKQQEQQKQNMYVNVDSVFSPPLSIPSTDQSYLALYPHKAIYILPYYYSFSEPAPGNLNRETKFQFSFKLAVTKKLFSPYGKLYFAYTQTAWFQNYNKPDSRPFRDLDYQPEIFYSYEKPIKFLGGVLKGISLGINHTSNGERLLRSRTQNRLLLNIRWEYDTLSYGTFGLNLGTWIYTGTHLDGFMHDNPDLPLYRGYSDLRLYYKSKRHLLEAYVRPPIARVYYPYFELGYTLRVSDNVGIYCQYVNGYGDNMFEYNQYAQRIGIGFRLWN; from the coding sequence ATGAAGCGATGGGGTAGAGTATGCATAATGTGGCTATGCAGTGTATTTGCCTTAGCACAAGAAGAGCAAAAGCAGCAGGAGCAGCAAAAACAAAATATGTATGTTAATGTAGATTCTGTATTCTCTCCCCCACTATCAATACCTAGCACAGATCAATCGTATCTAGCACTCTATCCGCATAAAGCCATATATATCTTGCCTTATTATTATAGTTTCAGTGAGCCAGCCCCGGGGAATCTTAATAGAGAAACTAAATTTCAGTTTAGTTTTAAACTTGCTGTTACAAAAAAACTTTTTTCACCTTATGGGAAGCTGTATTTTGCATACACACAAACGGCTTGGTTCCAAAATTACAATAAACCTGATTCTCGTCCATTTAGGGATTTAGACTATCAGCCTGAAATATTTTATAGCTATGAAAAGCCTATTAAGTTTTTAGGTGGGGTATTGAAGGGTATTTCTCTTGGTATTAATCATACAAGCAATGGTGAGAGACTCTTACGCTCACGCACTCAAAATCGCCTTCTTTTAAATATACGTTGGGAGTATGATACCTTGAGTTATGGGACATTTGGCTTGAATCTTGGCACTTGGATATACACAGGGACACATTTAGATGGTTTTATGCACGATAATCCTGATTTGCCACTCTATCGGGGTTATAGTGATTTACGTTTATATTATAAAAGCAAGAGGCATTTGCTTGAAGCCTATGTGCGCCCACCTATTGCAAGGGTATATTATCCTTATTTTGAGTTAGGCTATACATTACGTGTGAGTGATAATGTAGGTATTTATTGCCAATATGTGAATGGATATGGGGATAATATGTTTGAATATAATCAATATGCTCAACGCATAGGCATAGGTTTTCGCTTGTGGAATTAA
- a CDS encoding TonB-dependent receptor, whose amino-acid sequence METKIWHKCLGGGALASLLLGVGFTEEVYDLGRIEVMAKGEHKPVDTNSTLTNITAQDIANTSSQNVAEALRYMPGVFFQPATGQRGEPSIGIRGYSTTHIGLFIDGIPVHSIYDRQTDWAQFSTFGIAEINVSKGYTSPIYGMNTLGGAVNIVTSKPKDALELNAGYTSVSNNEDRAFAQVGTNMGKYYFQLGYAYDGRDSYNLSSKFTPTAYQPKAEKLNSYYTNHTLRVKAGFEPNENHEYSLNLIYQKGDKGGMFNANTGGNFWKWPHYDKITAYILGNSRFNDMLSLNSRIYYDRFYNELEMLGSLQANYENIGNSNAMGISIYDDYALGIIETLNIDFDENKNLKIGVNLKNDNINHTDKPLPGATGTNDNNKISDLSTSIFAEYAQSINDILRFALNGSYDRNDFLKGSSTNNKDLTSIKHLQGWTLQGIVYLSPTDWSTIYVNVGKKSKLPTLKDRYSTTWGNRTPSPDISPESAINYELGAKFDYESTHFSIAAFYNDINDILISVSDPTNSCLNGSQCSKLINAKEGYAYGAEVSLKQGFLDEKIVFSANYTYTERKATNASGSSYGVDGSRILDYPNHIGNASLLIAPLKQLDLIGLATFQSKQWYLLGSTRNPTGYAQNNDIFLLDVKLNYRPIEALQFSVGAYNLLDRNYYYGSGYYQPGRRILAGVEYKF is encoded by the coding sequence ATGGAAACAAAAATTTGGCACAAATGTTTAGGGGGGGGGGCATTGGCTTCATTGCTCCTTGGGGTAGGATTCACCGAAGAGGTATATGACCTTGGGCGGATAGAGGTTATGGCAAAGGGCGAACATAAGCCTGTGGATACTAATAGCACCTTGACAAATATTACTGCACAAGATATTGCCAATACAAGCTCACAAAATGTCGCCGAAGCACTGCGCTATATGCCCGGTGTGTTTTTCCAGCCAGCTACAGGGCAGAGAGGTGAGCCAAGCATAGGCATTAGAGGATACAGCACGACACACATCGGGCTATTCATCGATGGAATCCCCGTGCATAGCATATATGATAGACAGACGGATTGGGCGCAGTTTAGCACCTTTGGGATAGCTGAAATCAATGTGTCTAAGGGCTATACAAGCCCTATTTATGGTATGAATACGCTAGGTGGGGCAGTTAATATCGTTACTTCTAAGCCAAAAGACGCCCTAGAGCTTAATGCGGGTTATACCTCTGTAAGCAATAATGAAGATCGTGCATTTGCACAAGTAGGCACAAATATGGGGAAATACTATTTCCAGCTTGGCTATGCCTATGATGGACGAGATTCGTATAATCTCTCTTCAAAATTCACGCCCACAGCCTATCAGCCTAAGGCCGAAAAGCTTAATTCCTATTACACAAACCACACATTGCGAGTTAAGGCAGGATTTGAACCAAATGAAAATCACGAATATTCTTTGAATCTTATTTATCAAAAAGGCGATAAGGGCGGTATGTTTAATGCCAACACAGGAGGGAACTTTTGGAAATGGCCTCATTATGATAAGATTACTGCCTATATTCTGGGCAATTCAAGGTTTAATGATATGCTAAGCCTTAATAGCAGAATTTATTATGATAGATTCTATAATGAGCTTGAAATGCTTGGTTCTTTACAAGCAAATTATGAAAATATTGGCAATTCAAATGCTATGGGTATTTCTATTTATGATGATTATGCGTTGGGCATCATCGAGACCCTTAATATAGATTTTGATGAAAATAAGAATCTCAAAATAGGTGTGAATCTAAAAAATGATAACATCAATCACACTGATAAACCACTTCCGGGTGCAACAGGTACAAATGATAATAACAAGATTAGCGACCTCTCTACCTCTATTTTTGCAGAATATGCACAAAGCATCAATGATATATTGCGCTTTGCACTCAATGGAAGCTATGATAGGAACGACTTCCTTAAAGGGAGTAGCACAAATAATAAGGATTTAACAAGCATTAAGCATTTGCAGGGCTGGACATTGCAAGGGATTGTCTATCTCTCGCCTACGGATTGGAGCACAATTTATGTCAATGTAGGTAAAAAATCTAAGCTTCCTACATTAAAAGATAGATACTCGACTACTTGGGGTAATCGCACTCCTAGCCCTGACATTTCTCCTGAATCTGCAATAAATTATGAATTGGGAGCGAAGTTTGACTATGAAAGCACCCATTTTAGCATTGCGGCATTTTATAATGATATAAACGATATTCTTATTTCTGTAAGTGACCCTACCAATAGTTGCTTGAATGGAAGCCAATGTTCAAAGCTTATTAACGCTAAAGAGGGCTATGCCTATGGGGCAGAGGTAAGCCTCAAGCAAGGATTCCTAGATGAAAAGATTGTCTTTAGTGCAAACTATACCTATACAGAGAGAAAAGCGACAAATGCTAGCGGCTCTAGCTATGGTGTCGATGGAAGTAGAATCTTAGACTATCCTAACCATATCGGTAATGCCTCATTGCTTATTGCTCCTCTCAAGCAACTTGATTTGATAGGTTTAGCGACTTTCCAAAGTAAGCAGTGGTATCTTTTGGGTAGCACTAGAAACCCAACAGGTTATGCGCAAAATAACGATATTTTCTTGCTTGATGTGAAGCTTAATTATCGCCCTATTGAAGCCTTGCAATTTTCAGTAGGAGCGTATAATTTGCTGGATAGAAATTACTACTATGGCAGTGGTTACTATCAACCCGGACGTAGAATCTTAGCAGGTGTGGAATATAAATTTTAA
- a CDS encoding ABC transporter substrate-binding protein, giving the protein MRALYIVLIALILIACGDKSDEGAKAAGQPQAVDSIESTQSAQEQVIRAFGMNPPLSVLLEILNPQGMVGLNYKPYEEDIAFMPPNISTLPVLGHMGNRSVSFESLVALKPDVVFFSEGSSEDMLEPYQKVGIKTFIVPGYHFEDIPLAIKAYKEAFAADKRVSEKADILLAFVEEQGKRLESLQNAITERPKVYFAQGFDGLKSQCASVGQKDLAYYIGGENALDCSMLDNPSMQSSINFEILASINPEVIFVRELPFYRELMSNAPLQWKNLSAFKNHRIYYAPSTPSNWLMRPPSVMQSLGFLWAFEKVQPTLISQKEVKERAQYFFHTFLRDLSDEEYERIQGLRE; this is encoded by the coding sequence ATGAGAGCATTATATATTGTTTTAATAGCATTAATTCTTATCGCCTGTGGAGACAAAAGCGATGAGGGAGCAAAAGCAGCAGGGCAGCCACAGGCGGTAGATTCTATAGAATCTACACAATCAGCCCAAGAGCAAGTCATTAGGGCATTTGGTATGAATCCCCCTTTGAGTGTGCTGTTAGAAATCCTCAATCCTCAAGGTATGGTTGGGCTAAACTACAAGCCATACGAGGAGGATATAGCCTTTATGCCGCCAAATATCTCTACTTTGCCCGTTTTGGGACATATGGGGAATAGAAGCGTATCGTTTGAAAGCCTTGTGGCTTTAAAGCCTGATGTGGTGTTTTTCAGCGAGGGGAGCAGTGAAGATATGCTAGAGCCTTACCAAAAGGTAGGTATCAAGACATTTATCGTCCCGGGCTATCATTTTGAGGACATACCCTTAGCTATTAAGGCTTATAAGGAGGCATTTGCCGCTGATAAGAGGGTGAGCGAAAAGGCGGATATACTCCTTGCATTTGTAGAGGAGCAAGGAAAGAGGCTTGAATCTTTGCAAAATGCCATTACAGAGCGTCCAAAGGTGTATTTCGCACAGGGCTTTGATGGGCTAAAAAGCCAATGCGCGAGTGTGGGGCAGAAGGATTTAGCCTATTATATTGGCGGTGAGAATGCCCTTGATTGCTCTATGCTAGATAATCCCTCTATGCAATCAAGTATTAACTTTGAGATTCTAGCGAGTATAAATCCGGAGGTGATATTCGTGCGGGAATTGCCCTTTTATAGGGAGCTAATGAGTAATGCCCCATTGCAGTGGAAGAATCTTAGCGCGTTTAAAAATCATAGAATCTACTACGCTCCCTCCACACCATCAAATTGGCTTATGCGCCCTCCTAGTGTAATGCAATCTCTAGGCTTTTTATGGGCCTTTGAGAAAGTGCAGCCTACGCTTATAAGTCAAAAAGAAGTCAAAGAAAGGGCGCAATATTTCTTTCATACATTTTTGCGGGATTTGAGTGATGAGGAGTATGAGCGGATTCAAGGCTTGAGAGAGTAG
- a CDS encoding class I SAM-dependent methyltransferase — protein MQTQAENWDKKAQSFPRFIKDTQDTLEILDFFLSQGVEFANKVIFDIGCGNGRFALQLAFMAKKIYASDISSQMLGHLETDAKSHQLYNIQTLHSAWLEYDISTLSDEIDLGFASMTPALNNKAAFLKALNLGKEGLCYVGWGRERKCAFLDKILHLHHLGLLLPVGLPNVLQWLKEEGYKEPQFLYKKADFVYKSPSLKAIEDIKWHIRIHDGTPDERLITQYVCENEVNGEISYTHSREIGITFIPK, from the coding sequence ATGCAAACACAAGCGGAGAATTGGGACAAAAAGGCACAGAGCTTCCCGCGATTTATCAAAGATACACAGGATACTTTAGAGATTTTAGATTTTTTTCTATCACAGGGAGTGGAGTTTGCAAACAAGGTGATTTTTGATATAGGCTGTGGGAATGGACGATTCGCCTTGCAACTTGCTTTTATGGCAAAAAAGATTTATGCGAGTGATATTTCCTCACAAATGCTAGGTCATTTAGAGACAGACGCGAAATCTCATCAGCTGTATAATATTCAAACACTCCATAGCGCTTGGTTAGAATATGATATAAGCACATTAAGCGATGAAATTGACTTAGGCTTTGCCTCTATGACTCCCGCACTTAATAATAAAGCAGCTTTTTTAAAGGCTTTGAATCTTGGCAAAGAGGGCTTGTGCTATGTGGGCTGGGGGAGAGAGCGTAAATGTGCGTTTTTAGATAAGATTCTGCATTTGCATCATTTAGGGCTTTTGCTTCCTGTGGGGCTGCCTAATGTGCTGCAATGGCTCAAAGAGGAGGGCTATAAAGAGCCGCAGTTTCTATACAAAAAGGCAGATTTTGTCTATAAATCTCCTAGTCTTAAGGCGATAGAGGATATTAAATGGCATATTCGTATCCACGATGGTACACCTGATGAGAGGCTCATTACCCAATATGTGTGTGAAAATGAAGTAAATGGTGAGATTAGCTATACACATAGCCGCGAGATAGGCATTACCTTTATTCCTAAGTGA
- a CDS encoding iron ABC transporter permease — MMSNKRKIGLIILLGILLCACGFYVVTLGNFHIDFASILAFVGADMSEENTLSHFVIFEIRIPRVLAAIVVGGSLALSGGLYQGIVGNPLVSPTILGVLNGASFGAGLGILLGLNIFGIEALCFVFGIVAMLLALALSWVFDNGRSILMLILGGMIVSAFFGAGMYILKILADPYNTLPSIVFWLMGSLSNAKADFPLYIACAVFALSMAFSVILSRSIDILNLDEQSAQSLGVNVRFMRIMCICIATLLASCSVALAGVIGWVGLVIPHIARFIMGANHRFMLPFCALFGALFLLICDTFARSALATEIPLGIITAMVGIPIFVITIYINKRAFNE, encoded by the coding sequence ATGATGTCAAATAAGCGCAAAATAGGGTTGATTATCTTACTTGGTATTTTACTTTGTGCGTGCGGATTCTATGTGGTTACTTTGGGGAATTTTCATATTGATTTTGCCTCTATTCTTGCCTTTGTGGGCGCAGATATGAGCGAGGAAAACACCTTGTCGCATTTTGTGATATTTGAGATAAGAATCCCGCGTGTATTAGCCGCTATCGTTGTGGGTGGTTCTCTGGCGTTAAGCGGGGGCTTGTATCAAGGGATAGTAGGGAATCCTCTCGTTTCACCTACGATTTTAGGGGTGCTTAATGGCGCGAGTTTTGGCGCGGGGCTTGGGATACTCTTGGGCTTGAATATCTTTGGCATAGAGGCGTTGTGCTTTGTCTTTGGTATTGTGGCTATGCTCCTAGCCCTTGCTTTAAGCTGGGTGTTTGATAATGGTAGGAGCATATTAATGTTGATACTTGGAGGTATGATTGTCTCGGCGTTTTTTGGTGCGGGAATGTATATCTTAAAAATCCTCGCCGACCCTTATAACACTCTGCCTAGCATTGTGTTTTGGTTGATGGGGAGCTTGAGTAATGCAAAGGCGGATTTCCCTCTGTATATTGCCTGTGCTGTCTTTGCGCTAAGTATGGCTTTTAGCGTGATTCTCTCCCGCTCTATTGATATACTCAATCTCGATGAGCAGAGCGCGCAGAGTTTGGGCGTGAATGTAAGGTTTATGCGTATAATGTGTATTTGCATAGCGACTTTGCTTGCAAGCTGCAGCGTGGCATTGGCTGGAGTAATAGGCTGGGTGGGCTTAGTCATTCCGCATATTGCGCGTTTTATTATGGGGGCGAATCACCGCTTTATGCTGCCTTTTTGTGCGTTATTTGGGGCGTTGTTTTTACTTATTTGTGATACATTTGCTAGAAGTGCCTTAGCCACAGAGATTCCATTGGGCATCATCACGGCGATGGTGGGAATCCCTATTTTTGTAATAACGATTTATATCAACAAACGAGCGTTCAATGAATGA
- a CDS encoding ABC transporter ATP-binding protein has product MNEALKLSHINVSIGKKQILCDVSLAVNKGEICAILGANGSGKSTLLKAILGHLAYSGGMALNGECAHKLSIKERARIVSYVPQSHHINFPYNVLEVVLMGHFSHSALMYHSGDKQKAIESLEMLGIAHLSVQTYSRLSGGQKQLVLIARSLAQDTPIIVLDEPVSALDISHSFRLLEILSQLTDKSIIITSHHPEQCFIAHKIAMIKDGRLLHYGTPKETLCESHIKQLYGIDTQSVVLPNGGVYFCAKK; this is encoded by the coding sequence ATGAATGAGGCATTAAAGCTCTCACATATAAACGTGAGTATTGGCAAAAAGCAGATTTTATGCGATGTGAGTTTGGCAGTGAATAAGGGGGAGATTTGTGCAATTTTAGGTGCAAATGGCAGTGGCAAAAGCACTTTGCTTAAGGCGATTTTGGGGCATTTGGCTTATAGTGGGGGTATGGCTTTAAATGGCGAATGCGCGCATAAACTTAGTATTAAAGAGAGGGCAAGGATTGTAAGCTATGTGCCACAAAGCCATCATATTAACTTCCCTTATAATGTGCTTGAAGTCGTGCTTATGGGGCACTTTAGCCATAGTGCTTTGATGTATCATAGCGGCGATAAGCAAAAGGCAATAGAATCTTTAGAAATGCTTGGTATAGCGCATTTATCTGTGCAGACATACTCTAGGCTCTCCGGTGGGCAAAAGCAGCTCGTGCTAATAGCGCGCTCCTTAGCCCAAGATACGCCCATTATCGTGCTTGATGAGCCTGTGAGTGCGCTAGATATTTCGCATTCTTTTAGACTTTTGGAGATTCTATCTCAACTCACAGATAAAAGTATTATCATTACTTCTCACCACCCTGAGCAGTGCTTCATCGCGCATAAAATAGCAATGATAAAAGATGGGAGATTACTGCATTATGGCACACCTAAAGAGACACTTTGTGAATCTCATATCAAGCAGCTTTATGGTATAGACACACAAAGCGTGGTTTTGCCTAATGGTGGAGTGTATTTTTGTGCAAAGAAGTGA
- a CDS encoding TonB family protein, whose translation MSKKALERKEQFSTIFAFCLAGAVYVVGLIGYFWNTHRVIPASEASITHLSLSHFTTTGQDSPKAAQALPPKQKPQKQHKRIDNKSIAKPEQIRTQEGDIIEESILTRQEQNAQSQQSIASQASSAGEMDAYMKHVYEVIAKHYALTQRLKGYKKGEVKLAFKIDMSGVVFDIQVISSSGYAEIDNAAVKTLQGISKDLKKPNKIYTMSITLHYGNKNK comes from the coding sequence ATGAGTAAAAAAGCGCTGGAGAGAAAAGAGCAATTTTCCACTATATTTGCTTTTTGTCTTGCAGGTGCGGTGTATGTGGTAGGATTGATAGGTTATTTTTGGAATACTCATAGGGTGATACCAGCAAGTGAGGCATCTATTACCCATCTTTCTTTATCGCATTTTACGACCACAGGGCAAGATTCCCCCAAAGCAGCCCAAGCCCTACCCCCTAAGCAAAAGCCTCAAAAGCAGCATAAGCGGATTGATAACAAAAGCATAGCAAAGCCAGAGCAGATAAGGACGCAGGAGGGGGACATTATAGAGGAAAGTATTTTAACACGGCAGGAGCAAAACGCTCAATCGCAGCAAAGTATTGCTTCACAGGCAAGTAGTGCGGGTGAAATGGACGCATATATGAAGCACGTATATGAAGTTATAGCTAAGCATTATGCTCTTACGCAGAGACTAAAAGGGTATAAAAAAGGTGAAGTGAAGCTTGCTTTTAAGATTGATATGTCGGGGGTTGTCTTTGATATACAAGTGATTTCAAGCAGCGGGTATGCGGAGATTGACAATGCAGCGGTGAAGACATTGCAAGGGATCAGTAAAGATTTAAAAAAGCCAAACAAAATTTATACGATGAGCATAACATTGCATTATGGAAACAAAAATAAATAA
- a CDS encoding pseudouridine synthase family protein, which produces MPFVTRCYKIEEPIAAFLFLMRHRRYSIKEAQRAIDKAYLTQNGHIIRKNEIICGDVELNEFIPQDMPLEPLFYNADFCVYDKPHNLLTHPKGRFYHYSLNDALKSRFGTHAKALHRLDKETSGLLLCTINPQSERALKVLMQKGAVIKSYYAIVKGKVEKEILIDEPLSTQRHKGGDLCIKSIVCENGKKSRTLLRPIAYHNPTNSSLVSALALTGRTHQIRVHCAFIGHRILGDPLYGANEAHSREYLQNNELPQYTQYFGAPYLCLNAHNLQFHFKGQDYTFTSHFCFDFMPHFAAYFKP; this is translated from the coding sequence ATGCCTTTTGTTACGCGCTGTTATAAGATCGAAGAACCCATAGCTGCATTTTTATTCCTTATGCGGCATAGGAGATATAGCATTAAAGAAGCTCAAAGAGCCATAGACAAGGCGTATCTCACGCAAAATGGGCATATCATTAGAAAAAATGAAATCATTTGCGGCGATGTAGAGCTTAATGAATTTATCCCTCAAGATATGCCCTTAGAGCCGCTTTTTTATAATGCGGATTTTTGCGTGTATGACAAACCGCACAATCTCCTCACCCACCCCAAGGGGAGATTCTATCACTATTCGCTCAATGATGCCCTCAAATCGCGCTTTGGCACTCACGCTAAAGCCCTTCATCGCCTTGATAAAGAGACAAGCGGCTTATTGCTCTGCACGATTAACCCACAAAGTGAGAGGGCGCTAAAGGTCCTTATGCAAAAAGGTGCGGTTATAAAAAGCTACTATGCCATTGTAAAGGGCAAAGTAGAAAAAGAAATCCTTATAGATGAGCCACTTAGCACACAAAGGCATAAAGGCGGGGATTTATGTATCAAAAGCATTGTGTGCGAAAATGGCAAAAAAAGTCGCACACTCTTGCGTCCCATAGCTTACCACAATCCCACAAATTCTAGCCTCGTGTCTGCCTTAGCCCTCACCGGTAGGACACATCAAATCCGCGTGCATTGCGCCTTTATAGGACATAGAATCTTGGGAGACCCACTCTATGGTGCCAATGAAGCACATAGCAGGGAATATTTGCAAAACAATGAACTCCCGCAATATACACAATACTTTGGTGCGCCCTATCTTTGCTTGAATGCTCATAATCTCCAATTTCACTTCAAAGGGCAGGATTATACTTTTACAAGCCATTTTTGCTTTGATTTTATGCCACATTTTGCAGCATATTTTAAGCCTTAG
- the fabG gene encoding 3-oxoacyl-ACP reductase FabG, with the protein MTFQGNNVLITGASKGIGAQIAKTLASYGLKVWINYRSKPELADELKKEIESNGGKAAVIRFDASIEEEFITALKAIVESDGALGYLVNNAGITNDKLALRMSVEDFEEVINANLKSCFIGCREALKIMSKQRFGSVVNIASIIGERGNMGQTNYAASKGGMIAMSKSFAYEGAPRNIRFNCVTPGFIKSDMTDELKPEVVESYMKNIPLGRFGEANDVAEAVAFLLSNASNYITGEVLKVNGGLYM; encoded by the coding sequence ATGACATTTCAAGGAAATAATGTGCTTATTACCGGTGCGAGTAAGGGCATCGGGGCGCAGATTGCTAAAACATTGGCAAGTTATGGGCTAAAGGTGTGGATAAACTACCGCTCAAAGCCAGAATTGGCAGATGAGCTTAAAAAAGAGATAGAATCTAATGGTGGCAAGGCGGCGGTGATTAGGTTTGATGCGAGTATTGAGGAGGAATTTATCACTGCATTGAAGGCGATTGTAGAGAGTGATGGGGCTTTGGGCTATTTGGTTAATAATGCAGGGATTACTAATGATAAACTTGCTTTGCGTATGAGCGTAGAGGATTTTGAAGAAGTGATTAATGCTAATCTCAAATCCTGCTTTATTGGTTGTAGGGAAGCCCTCAAGATTATGAGTAAGCAGCGATTTGGGAGTGTGGTTAATATCGCCTCTATTATCGGCGAACGTGGTAATATGGGGCAGACAAACTATGCTGCGAGCAAGGGTGGTATGATTGCGATGAGCAAATCTTTTGCTTATGAGGGCGCACCGCGCAATATCCGCTTTAATTGCGTTACGCCTGGATTCATAAAAAGCGATATGACAGATGAGCTAAAGCCTGAAGTCGTAGAAAGCTATATGAAAAACATTCCGCTTGGACGTTTTGGTGAGGCAAATGATGTGGCTGAAGCAGTGGCGTTTTTACTCTCAAATGCTTCAAACTATATCACAGGTGAAGTGCTTAAGGTAAATGGCGGATTGTATATGTAG